The following proteins are encoded in a genomic region of Desulfosoma sp.:
- a CDS encoding electron transfer flavoprotein subunit alpha produces the protein MKALIDLEKCTACGVCQDVCPVGAITVLETHAQVSDDCTLCGMCVDTCEFQAIKLPDVGSGVAIDAAAYKGVWAFAEWRHGAVHSVSYELLSAARRLADKKGVECAAVLLGENLDDEAEHLLRYGADVVYVVDHSALKHFTDEAYSRCLVELVRSKKPEILLAGATSMGRSFIPRVAAMLRTGLTADCTDLDISEEGLLLQTRPAFGGNVMATIICPHGRPQMATVRPRVMRPVVDPRNGRVERVTMSEDVFRTRVQVLKVTPEEDTTAKLSEAEVIISGGRGLQKAENFKMVEELARLLKGAVGASRSAVEEGWAPVSHQVGQTGQTVSPTLYMAIGISGAIQHIVGMQGSKIIVAVNKDPEAPIFDVASCGVVADLFEFVPAFIDRIKRGGTSDTP, from the coding sequence ATGAAAGCACTCATCGATCTGGAAAAATGTACAGCCTGCGGCGTATGCCAAGATGTCTGTCCCGTAGGTGCGATTACGGTTTTGGAAACTCACGCTCAGGTTTCCGACGACTGCACCCTGTGCGGGATGTGCGTGGATACTTGCGAGTTTCAGGCCATAAAACTTCCCGATGTAGGCTCCGGCGTCGCGATCGATGCGGCGGCTTACAAAGGGGTGTGGGCTTTCGCGGAATGGCGCCATGGAGCGGTGCATTCGGTCAGTTATGAGCTTTTGAGTGCCGCTCGCCGCCTTGCGGACAAGAAAGGGGTTGAATGCGCCGCCGTGCTTTTGGGAGAAAACCTCGACGATGAGGCGGAGCACCTGCTTCGTTACGGGGCCGATGTGGTTTACGTGGTGGACCATTCGGCTTTAAAGCATTTTACGGATGAAGCCTACAGCCGGTGCCTTGTGGAACTGGTGCGAAGCAAGAAACCGGAAATCCTCCTTGCCGGAGCCACATCCATGGGCCGGTCCTTTATCCCTCGAGTCGCAGCCATGCTACGAACGGGCCTCACGGCCGATTGCACCGATTTGGACATCAGTGAAGAAGGTCTCCTTTTGCAAACCCGCCCAGCCTTTGGCGGCAACGTCATGGCCACCATCATCTGTCCCCACGGGCGCCCTCAAATGGCCACGGTACGCCCTCGAGTCATGCGTCCGGTTGTGGATCCACGCAACGGTCGAGTCGAACGGGTCACGATGTCCGAGGATGTTTTTCGTACGCGCGTGCAGGTCCTTAAGGTGACTCCTGAAGAAGACACCACGGCAAAACTTTCCGAAGCCGAAGTGATCATTTCCGGTGGACGGGGACTGCAAAAAGCGGAAAATTTCAAAATGGTGGAAGAACTGGCGCGGCTTCTAAAAGGAGCCGTGGGGGCTTCCCGCAGTGCCGTGGAAGAAGGCTGGGCTCCGGTATCCCATCAAGTAGGACAAACGGGACAGACGGTGTCCCCGACCCTTTATATGGCCATCGGTATCTCGGGGGCTATTCAACACATCGTTGGGATGCAAGGATCCAAAATCATCGTTGCCGTCAACAAGGACCCTGAAGCTCCCATCTTTGATGTGGCCTCCTGCGGCGTGGTGGCGGATCTTTTTGAATTCGTGCCGGCTTTCATCGACCGCATCAAGCGGGGTGGGACTTCAGACACTCCATGA
- a CDS encoding electron transfer flavoprotein subunit beta/FixA family protein — protein MKIVVCIKQVPDAKNVRIDPHTHTLVRQGVESIINPFDLFAVEAALRLKDSHDAHVTALTMGPPQAEEALREVLSRGVDDAVLLSDRAFAGADTWATATALAAAIQKLQNVSLIFCGKQAIDGDTAQVGPELATLLNIPYATFVKHLELQDKHHLRVVRKTDEGTEEWLLPLPALVTVLRDVGDPRLPSLKHKMRAKKADIPVWGLKDVGLSEDQVGLRGSFTQVVRVFSPPKRSDRWMLEGSVAEQVEKLYQYLKEAKVPGL, from the coding sequence ATGAAAATCGTCGTCTGTATCAAACAGGTGCCAGACGCCAAAAACGTCCGCATCGATCCTCACACCCATACCTTGGTGCGTCAGGGCGTGGAATCCATCATCAATCCTTTTGATCTTTTCGCCGTGGAAGCCGCTCTTCGCCTTAAGGACTCCCACGATGCCCATGTGACGGCACTCACCATGGGACCACCGCAAGCGGAAGAGGCTTTACGGGAAGTCCTCTCCCGAGGTGTCGACGATGCGGTCTTGTTGAGTGACCGGGCCTTTGCCGGTGCGGACACCTGGGCGACAGCCACGGCGTTGGCCGCGGCCATTCAAAAACTTCAGAATGTGTCGCTCATCTTTTGCGGTAAACAAGCCATCGACGGAGACACGGCTCAGGTAGGCCCCGAACTGGCCACTTTGCTGAATATTCCCTATGCCACTTTTGTCAAGCACTTGGAACTTCAAGACAAGCACCACCTTCGTGTGGTACGCAAAACGGATGAAGGCACCGAGGAATGGCTTTTGCCTTTGCCCGCTTTGGTAACCGTTCTTCGTGATGTGGGTGATCCTCGGCTTCCATCCCTGAAGCACAAAATGCGCGCCAAAAAAGCCGACATTCCCGTGTGGGGCCTTAAGGATGTGGGACTTTCGGAAGACCAAGTCGGTCTTAGAGGCTCCTTCACCCAGGTGGTGCGCGTCTTTAGCCCGCCTAAACGTTCGGACCGATGGATGCTGGAAGGCTCCGTTGCCGAACAGGTGGAAAAACTTTACCAATACCTCAAAGAAGCCAAGGTTCCCGGTTTATGA
- a CDS encoding acyl-CoA dehydrogenase family protein has product MNYFLTDEQKMIQELAAQIAREKIRPVRAQLDEAEEFPTEILKVLAQSDLFGVCIPEEYGGLGGGILENCLAVEQLARACIGVATSFAASGLGAYPILLYGSEAQKAAYLPDIASGKRLAAFAVTESGAGSDVTAVRTTAVKDGDFYVLNGTKQWITNGGEADIYSVLAVTDKTKGPRGASFFIVEKGDPGFTFGKKEKKLGIRASATRELVFQDCRIPKDRLISREGMGFIIAMKTFDKSRPGIGALGVGLAQGALDIAVEYARKRIQFGKPIITFQAIQHKLADMAIKTEAARALVYCAARHLDTDPPDAGKVAAMCKVFASDAAMEVTTEAVQILGGYGYMRDYPVEKMFRDAKILQIYEGTNEIQRNIIGQELNKEYGRMKETFF; this is encoded by the coding sequence TTGAATTACTTTTTGACCGACGAACAAAAGATGATTCAAGAATTGGCCGCACAAATCGCTCGAGAAAAGATTCGGCCTGTGCGAGCGCAGTTGGACGAGGCCGAAGAATTCCCCACGGAGATTTTAAAAGTCTTGGCCCAGTCGGATCTTTTCGGGGTGTGTATTCCCGAGGAATACGGTGGTTTAGGAGGAGGTATTTTGGAAAACTGTCTGGCCGTGGAGCAACTGGCTCGAGCCTGTATCGGGGTAGCCACTTCCTTTGCCGCAAGCGGTTTGGGTGCTTATCCCATTTTGCTCTATGGATCGGAAGCCCAAAAAGCCGCTTATCTTCCGGACATCGCGTCCGGGAAACGGCTTGCGGCCTTTGCGGTGACGGAATCAGGAGCCGGAAGCGATGTCACGGCCGTTCGCACAACGGCCGTCAAAGACGGTGATTTTTATGTCCTCAACGGCACCAAGCAGTGGATTACGAACGGGGGTGAAGCGGACATTTACAGTGTCTTGGCCGTGACCGACAAAACCAAAGGTCCTCGAGGCGCCAGCTTTTTCATTGTGGAAAAGGGAGACCCGGGTTTTACTTTCGGAAAAAAGGAAAAAAAGCTGGGAATTCGTGCCTCGGCCACGAGGGAATTGGTGTTTCAGGATTGCCGTATTCCCAAGGACCGCTTGATCAGCCGGGAAGGCATGGGTTTCATCATCGCCATGAAAACCTTTGACAAATCCAGACCGGGTATCGGAGCCTTAGGGGTGGGACTGGCTCAAGGCGCTTTAGACATCGCCGTCGAATACGCGCGAAAACGCATCCAGTTCGGCAAGCCCATCATTACGTTTCAGGCCATCCAACACAAGCTGGCGGACATGGCCATCAAAACCGAAGCGGCTCGTGCTCTGGTCTATTGCGCCGCTCGGCACCTGGACACAGACCCGCCCGATGCCGGTAAAGTGGCTGCCATGTGCAAAGTGTTCGCCAGTGACGCGGCCATGGAAGTGACCACCGAAGCCGTGCAAATCCTGGGCGGTTATGGATACATGCGCGACTATCCCGTGGAAAAGATGTTCCGAGACGCCAAGATTCTTCAAATTTACGAAGGCACCAACGAAATTCAAAGAAACATCATCGGTCAGGAACTTAACAAGGAATATGGCCGTATGAAGGAAACGTTTTTTTAG
- the rpmF gene encoding 50S ribosomal protein L32, translating to MAVPKRRTSKSRRDKRRSHLHLTAPSLSTCPQCHEPCMPHRICPSCGYYKGKPVLVTEEV from the coding sequence ATGGCCGTACCTAAAAGAAGAACTTCCAAATCGCGAAGAGACAAACGTCGAAGCCATCTGCACTTGACGGCTCCATCCCTTTCCACCTGCCCCCAATGCCATGAGCCCTGCATGCCGCATCGCATCTGCCCGTCGTGCGGGTATTACAAAGGCAAGCCGGTTTTGGTCACGGAAGAAGTCTAA
- a CDS encoding DUF177 domain-containing protein, with the protein MKIRVDEIPDSGRLLHVHWTQDRLERMLPPNDPKGFALARPLNVDLEIHKKSDHIEVTGTIAGDLALRCDRCLDEYTSTMQRAVRVLLFHEIHGPGMEEVELEPDEMEYEFFDGEIIEVDRMIAEEVFLELPIRCLCSEACRGLCPGCGANLNRETCSCSKTKAFSAFEVLRSLKP; encoded by the coding sequence ATGAAGATACGTGTGGATGAAATTCCAGATTCAGGGCGCCTGCTTCATGTCCATTGGACCCAGGATCGTTTGGAACGGATGCTGCCCCCCAACGATCCCAAAGGTTTTGCTTTGGCCCGGCCTCTCAACGTGGATCTGGAAATTCACAAGAAATCCGACCACATCGAAGTCACGGGAACCATTGCGGGGGATTTGGCTCTGAGGTGCGATCGCTGCCTCGATGAATACACTTCGACCATGCAGCGCGCCGTGCGAGTGCTCCTTTTCCATGAAATCCACGGTCCCGGCATGGAAGAGGTGGAACTGGAGCCTGATGAAATGGAATACGAGTTTTTTGATGGGGAGATCATCGAGGTGGACCGAATGATCGCCGAAGAAGTGTTTTTGGAGCTCCCCATTCGGTGCTTATGTTCCGAAGCATGTCGAGGTCTGTGTCCAGGCTGCGGCGCCAACCTCAACAGAGAAACGTGTTCGTGTTCCAAAACCAAGGCCTTTTCGGCTTTTGAAGTCCTCAGAAGTCTCAAACCGTGA
- a CDS encoding nitroreductase family protein, with product MEWSALNEKRRSVNFFDPSVTITASDLQKIYDAAKLAPSSFNLQPWKVVAVLSKEEKEKLRAVAMNQPKVTEASAVLVLFGNTQQFLECQDVLDDRVTKGYLKAEAVPQVTAIMQQLYGGERALGYASRNVGLFAMNFMLAALDQGWDTHPMDGFDVEGVQKLFGLDPKYVPVMLIAIGRKRPDAPLLPRGMRRSFEEVFILR from the coding sequence ATGGAATGGAGTGCCCTGAATGAAAAGAGACGCTCGGTCAATTTTTTTGATCCCTCTGTAACCATCACGGCCTCGGATCTTCAAAAGATCTACGATGCAGCAAAGCTAGCGCCCTCTTCCTTTAACCTACAACCTTGGAAGGTGGTGGCCGTCCTTTCTAAGGAAGAAAAAGAGAAACTGAGGGCTGTCGCCATGAACCAGCCCAAGGTGACGGAGGCTTCCGCCGTGCTGGTTCTTTTTGGCAACACCCAGCAGTTTCTAGAATGCCAGGATGTGTTAGACGACCGAGTCACCAAAGGATACCTAAAAGCGGAAGCGGTCCCTCAGGTCACGGCGATAATGCAACAGCTCTACGGAGGTGAACGCGCTTTGGGCTACGCCTCTCGAAATGTGGGGTTATTCGCCATGAACTTTATGTTGGCGGCCTTGGACCAGGGTTGGGACACACATCCCATGGACGGTTTTGACGTGGAAGGCGTGCAAAAACTTTTCGGCCTGGACCCCAAGTATGTCCCGGTCATGCTCATTGCCATCGGCCGAAAGCGCCCCGACGCACCTTTGTTGCCTCGAGGAATGCGACGATCCTTTGAAGAGGTTTTCATTTTACGGTAA
- the gltX gene encoding glutamate--tRNA ligase: MDTVITRFAPSPTGYLHIGGARTALFNWLFARHHGGIFILRIEDTDLERSTEESIQAILNAMEWLGMDWDQGPFYQTQRMAYYRQYLQKLLDTGHAYYCECSAEDVEKRRQEALRAGKKPKYDGRCRDKNLGPGPGRVVRFRCPQVGTTVLPDLIKGPIEFDNAELDDLVLFRSDGMPTYNFAVVVDDVSMGITHVIRGDDHVNNTPRQILLYQALGAPLPRFAHVPMILGQDRTRLSKRHGATSVMAYKEMGFLPEALVNYLVRLGWSYGDQEIFSRQELIEKFDLDRVGSSASVFDMEKLLWLNAHYLREKPASEIRTLLRPFLQELHLPDKDDAFLEKAVATLQPRSRTLKELAEGLRFYLVDEVAYDEQAARKFLTPDMARPLRLLMERLRALDRFSEDSVEKIFRELAEEMGVKLGKIAQPVRVALTGVTASPGLFEIMDILGKDAVLDRLQRACAYIEALNDKAQSS; encoded by the coding sequence ATGGACACCGTGATCACGCGATTTGCTCCAAGCCCCACAGGTTACCTCCACATTGGAGGCGCTCGCACGGCTCTCTTCAACTGGCTTTTTGCCCGCCACCATGGTGGGATCTTCATTTTGCGCATCGAAGATACGGATTTGGAAAGATCCACGGAAGAATCCATTCAAGCCATCTTAAATGCCATGGAATGGCTCGGAATGGATTGGGATCAAGGCCCTTTTTACCAAACTCAGCGCATGGCATACTACCGACAGTATTTGCAAAAGCTCTTGGACACAGGGCATGCTTACTATTGCGAATGTTCCGCCGAAGATGTGGAAAAACGCCGCCAAGAAGCCCTCAGGGCTGGAAAAAAACCCAAGTATGACGGTCGATGCCGAGACAAAAATTTGGGGCCTGGACCCGGTCGGGTTGTTCGCTTTCGATGCCCTCAAGTGGGCACCACGGTGCTTCCTGACTTGATTAAGGGACCCATTGAGTTTGACAACGCGGAACTGGACGATTTGGTCCTTTTTCGAAGTGACGGCATGCCCACATATAATTTTGCCGTGGTCGTCGACGATGTGTCCATGGGAATCACCCATGTCATTCGAGGAGACGACCATGTGAACAATACACCGAGGCAAATTTTGCTCTACCAGGCGCTGGGAGCTCCCCTACCCCGATTCGCTCATGTGCCCATGATTTTGGGTCAGGATCGCACAAGGCTTTCCAAACGCCATGGGGCCACATCGGTCATGGCTTACAAAGAGATGGGGTTTCTTCCCGAAGCCCTGGTGAACTACCTGGTTCGCCTCGGATGGTCTTACGGAGACCAGGAAATTTTCAGCCGACAGGAGCTTATCGAAAAATTCGATCTGGATCGCGTGGGATCTTCGGCCAGCGTTTTCGATATGGAAAAGCTTCTGTGGCTGAACGCCCATTATCTTCGAGAAAAACCGGCTTCGGAAATTCGAACTCTTCTTCGCCCCTTTCTTCAAGAACTTCATCTGCCCGACAAAGACGATGCTTTTCTTGAAAAGGCCGTGGCGACACTTCAACCTCGTTCGCGCACCCTAAAGGAATTGGCCGAGGGACTACGTTTTTACCTTGTGGATGAAGTCGCTTACGATGAACAGGCTGCTCGAAAGTTTCTTACCCCGGACATGGCACGTCCCCTGAGACTTCTCATGGAACGGTTGCGGGCATTGGACCGATTTTCTGAAGATTCCGTGGAAAAGATTTTCAGGGAATTGGCCGAGGAAATGGGTGTGAAACTGGGAAAAATCGCTCAGCCGGTGCGTGTCGCCCTAACGGGCGTAACGGCGAGCCCTGGGCTTTTCGAGATCATGGATATTTTAGGAAAAGATGCCGTGTTGGACCGCTTGCAAAGAGCCTGCGCTTACATCGAAGCCTTGAACGACAAGGCGCAATCTTCCTGA
- a CDS encoding cache domain-containing protein codes for MKQLRSLPLRYRLIVPFIVLAFFGTCSLVWLAILSQNTLIQRQEQQRLESFYKTFLHTLELRGQWAVSLASGFARNPEIAKALADRDRLRLLQLCYPAYEFMRRHYGIHQFHFEIPPGRSFLRLHRLYQFGDELWTYRKQIQNVLRDGREVYGLELGATGYGIRGVVPVYWQEQLVGLLEVGFSLSEKILEPMRLHGDVDVTILSPHEGRPEEFQVVASTLPEPIERPHGTYSAVYESGAPRYINTKVGNRPYAFLVHTVTNYRGDPAALVEVGVDRSDALTLTVRYRRWMLGLGILGMILSVGAIYVIVHIFTRPIDRMIAFAREIAMGRAVRPLEVRPSGELGTLADALDEMLGSMEMSREQIKLYAATLEEKVQARTRELRESEEKYRTLVERVPLVVYRLDKDGNMVFVNRFVEELLGMSQAEILERPRFWKEKVWFEDRDRIWPLMDQCLREGREFREEYRLRHRNGQPIYVLDHALPALDAEGKVQMVDGFLVDVTERHALQQQIIQTEELRTLSEISARLAHEIRNPIAVAGGFARRLLTRLPEDDPHRQKVQIILKEMARLESILERIQEYLKPVVVVPVKSDFNTLVTEVIKDLTPRLQAQAVRWETHLQPDLPLLMLDRDLIKKSLHVLVEALLSYCPEDGGTLKISSSSGLNSVLFEVKACGLHVSDDDIEHFFYPFTSRVDESRLLDLPLAKMILHRHRCLVRLQRKGERELLLTVTFPVC; via the coding sequence TTGAAGCAACTGAGAAGTTTGCCCCTGCGTTATCGTCTCATTGTGCCTTTTATTGTCCTCGCCTTTTTCGGCACCTGTTCTCTTGTCTGGCTTGCCATTCTCAGCCAAAACACCCTTATTCAGCGTCAAGAACAGCAACGGCTCGAGAGTTTCTACAAAACCTTTCTTCATACACTGGAATTGCGAGGGCAATGGGCGGTCTCTTTGGCTTCCGGTTTTGCTCGAAACCCGGAAATCGCCAAAGCTCTCGCAGACAGGGACCGGCTACGACTCCTTCAATTGTGCTATCCAGCCTACGAATTCATGAGGCGCCATTACGGTATTCACCAGTTCCATTTTGAAATTCCTCCTGGGCGCTCTTTCCTGCGTTTGCATAGGCTATATCAATTCGGTGATGAGCTTTGGACCTATCGAAAGCAGATTCAGAATGTTCTCAGAGATGGCCGAGAGGTCTATGGGCTGGAGTTGGGAGCCACTGGGTATGGCATTCGCGGGGTGGTGCCTGTCTATTGGCAGGAACAGCTGGTTGGCCTCTTGGAAGTTGGCTTTTCCCTCAGCGAAAAGATTCTGGAGCCCATGCGGCTTCACGGTGATGTGGATGTGACCATCCTATCGCCGCACGAAGGGAGGCCCGAAGAATTTCAAGTGGTGGCCTCCACTTTGCCCGAACCTATTGAAAGACCTCATGGAACTTATAGCGCTGTGTATGAATCGGGCGCTCCTCGGTACATCAACACGAAGGTAGGAAATCGACCGTACGCTTTCCTCGTGCACACTGTGACCAACTATCGAGGAGATCCGGCAGCGCTGGTGGAAGTGGGAGTGGACCGCTCTGACGCTTTGACCTTGACGGTTCGCTACCGTCGTTGGATGCTCGGCCTAGGCATCCTCGGCATGATCCTTTCGGTAGGGGCCATCTATGTCATTGTGCACATCTTTACTCGCCCCATTGACCGTATGATCGCCTTTGCTCGAGAAATCGCCATGGGTCGCGCTGTCAGGCCCTTGGAAGTGCGACCTTCCGGAGAACTGGGCACCCTGGCTGACGCTTTGGATGAAATGCTGGGGTCCATGGAAATGTCCCGGGAACAGATCAAACTGTATGCCGCCACCTTGGAAGAAAAGGTTCAGGCTCGGACGCGGGAGCTTCGGGAATCCGAAGAAAAGTATCGCACCCTGGTGGAACGGGTGCCTCTGGTGGTGTATCGTTTGGACAAAGACGGAAACATGGTTTTCGTCAATCGTTTCGTGGAAGAACTGCTCGGCATGTCTCAGGCGGAAATTTTGGAAAGGCCTCGTTTTTGGAAAGAGAAAGTCTGGTTCGAAGACCGTGACCGCATCTGGCCTCTCATGGATCAGTGCTTAAGGGAAGGCCGAGAATTTCGCGAAGAATATCGCTTGCGTCATCGAAACGGTCAACCCATCTATGTCCTGGATCATGCTTTGCCGGCTCTTGATGCGGAAGGCAAGGTTCAAATGGTGGACGGCTTTTTGGTGGATGTGACGGAACGGCACGCCCTTCAGCAACAAATCATTCAAACGGAAGAGCTGAGAACCTTGAGCGAGATCTCCGCTCGCTTGGCTCATGAAATCCGTAATCCTATTGCGGTGGCGGGAGGATTTGCCCGTCGTCTTCTGACTCGCCTGCCCGAAGACGATCCTCATCGACAAAAGGTTCAGATTATCCTCAAAGAAATGGCACGGCTGGAAAGCATTTTGGAAAGGATTCAAGAGTATCTGAAGCCTGTGGTCGTGGTTCCCGTCAAAAGCGATTTCAACACCTTGGTCACTGAAGTCATCAAGGATCTTACACCGCGCCTTCAAGCCCAGGCTGTACGGTGGGAAACGCACCTCCAGCCGGATTTGCCCTTACTGATGTTAGACCGGGACCTGATCAAGAAATCTTTACATGTCCTGGTGGAAGCCCTTTTGAGTTATTGTCCTGAAGACGGAGGCACCCTGAAGATTTCTTCCAGCTCGGGGCTCAACAGTGTCCTCTTTGAAGTGAAAGCCTGTGGTTTGCATGTTTCCGACGATGATATCGAACATTTCTTCTACCCTTTTACCAGTCGCGTGGATGAGTCCCGCTTGCTGGATCTTCCACTGGCCAAAATGATTCTTCACCGGCATCGCTGTCTTGTGCGGCTGCAACGCAAGGGAGAAAGAGAATTGCTTCTGACGGTGACTTTTCCAGTTTGCTGA
- a CDS encoding TIGR01212 family radical SAM protein (This family includes YhcC from E. coli K-12, an uncharacterized radical SAM protein.) has translation MVVYPSELLYTSHVIFPDHGGPWHSMFDSALPYRDYNSYLRSLFQCRVHKISLDAGLTCPNRDGTRGTGGCIYCNPRGSGTGAFHQGLSIQDQIRAAKSYLASRYKAKKFLAYFQSFTNTYAPLEKLRQLYEEALSDPDVVGLSIGTRPDCVPDSILDYLQSLSQIYLVWLEYGLQSAHDKTLERIRRGHNVACFVDAVKRTRARGLPVCVHVILGLPDETLEHMIETATFLSRLDIQGVKIHVLYVVRGTLLESLYRQGRYRCLTREDYVKACAAFLAHLPPHVIVQRVTGDPHPDELVAPQWALEKQKNIQALLAYMGREQLFQGKFCRP, from the coding sequence ATGGTGGTCTATCCTTCTGAACTCTTGTATACTTCTCACGTGATCTTTCCCGATCATGGAGGACCTTGGCATTCCATGTTTGACAGCGCCTTGCCCTACCGCGACTACAACAGTTATCTGCGAAGTCTCTTTCAGTGCCGCGTGCACAAGATCAGCCTGGATGCAGGACTCACCTGCCCCAACCGTGACGGCACTCGAGGAACCGGCGGCTGCATCTATTGCAACCCTCGCGGTTCGGGTACCGGCGCTTTTCATCAAGGTCTATCCATTCAGGACCAGATTCGAGCCGCCAAATCTTATCTTGCGTCACGATACAAGGCCAAGAAATTTTTAGCCTATTTTCAATCGTTCACCAATACTTACGCTCCCTTGGAAAAGCTTCGCCAACTCTATGAAGAGGCTCTAAGCGACCCCGATGTGGTCGGGCTCAGCATCGGCACTCGGCCCGACTGTGTTCCGGATTCGATCCTGGACTACCTCCAATCGCTTTCACAAATCTATCTCGTATGGCTGGAATACGGCCTGCAATCGGCCCATGACAAGACACTGGAACGTATTCGGCGCGGCCATAATGTGGCCTGTTTCGTGGACGCAGTGAAAAGGACCCGCGCTCGAGGATTACCCGTCTGTGTGCATGTGATCCTTGGACTTCCTGACGAAACCTTGGAACACATGATCGAGACGGCGACTTTTCTCAGCCGTTTGGATATCCAAGGGGTGAAGATTCATGTGCTCTATGTGGTTCGTGGAACGCTTCTCGAAAGCTTGTATCGGCAGGGACGTTATCGATGTCTGACAAGAGAGGATTACGTGAAAGCCTGTGCGGCATTTTTGGCACATCTTCCTCCCCATGTGATTGTTCAGAGGGTAACAGGAGATCCCCATCCGGATGAGCTGGTCGCCCCCCAGTGGGCTTTGGAAAAACAAAAAAACATTCAAGCTCTCTTGGCTTACATGGGGCGGGAACAACTCTTTCAGGGAAAATTTTGCAGACCGTAA